The Thomasclavelia ramosa DSM 1402 genome includes a region encoding these proteins:
- a CDS encoding collagen-like protein, translating to MLIKYGNLDVTSRLLDYKISSSFAEGYLIGNVPTIQLNLKFDNYDGILDNLDTEVYWEIQETNASDKRYFKIYDQPEKYTKSLSLKLYDNNYSLDIAYDTKLTYPVQIKDQLDEIESLTGFSIIRTNIPDYVLNKEVAWYDNTIVIRSYLGWIAELCGANVFAKEINSLEFVKVTKDVFANTDTLTNYEKNEVYKVTRIYAENGLNPLEAGNETGNTMFLNANNLYLDEQLIVDSLYEQFDGLTFYSVKSVKMISIDNLLPGKLINYNDEFNFMVIDLSNTFKGGNFLLSDIDGTVTTKNEERVIKRINNTTRIRKLQITQDQESLKLDVIAKEQEGLNEKVGQLTITNEEINTKIEEINTKIEDIDTSLYRAFMISDATVLNEQNKSIVLSCQVVNGTTDITPDQTDIQFQWYKNEEKFKTGKSVTLTGNDIDVSANFKCIVSISGIELDTGSVTITDNNDIANLGNSFLDVTGSQLVQILNTDGTYSPNWEINNITITPAVLDGLLNVDLSNCDIVFKKIINSSETGLTNGENVSNGILNVSKNIMTKANPAVTYVCYVSYKNTSIKLFTSFSLNVLGKDGADGSDGKDGAVGPQGPTGDDGVSVISITPYFAVNASSTTPPDSGWITAQPVRANGQYLWRKDTTKFSNNTTSTTIPFVITGDKGDTGPQGLQGLQGPQGNQGIQGPAGPKGNDGSSGKTSYFHIKYSSVASPTSSSQMTETPSVYIGTYVDYTETDSTDPTKYTWARFQGIQGAQGTQGIPGTNGVDGKTSYLHIKYSNDGGKSFTANSGETAGDYIGQCVDFNSNDPTNVDSYTWSKIKGEQGPQGIKGVAGADGVSSYFYIRYSQNANGNPMTDSAENAVYIGTCSTTSNTAPSSYVSYKWSKIKGDTGSKGEQGIQGPKGSDGQTSYLHIKYSDDGKTFTSNNGETPGKYIGTYVDFSEADSAVFNKYSWVKIEGPQGVQGPKGVDGKQYYTWLKYADTPTSGMSDSPTGKAYIGLAYNKTTATESSNYSDYTWSLIKGEKGDTGIQGPKGTDGKTTYTWVKYATSASGANMSDDPSGKTYIGLAYNKTTLTESTSASDYTWSLIKGDKGDKGDDGTVHSATAPSDKTKLWFDTTDNLLKYWNGTTWEVTNDFAGDINDMKQNITTEYTSAINQLKESLTTLVEKLQTSTTDNSTLIEQLSSQIVQNASSISLITNSISSINDNLTGMATKEEISQWARFQDGVLELGASNSPFAVKLSNTELGFYQNGSRIAYLSNQQLNIEYAIVMTKLNIGTFSWNYDATDGLTLT from the coding sequence ATGCTAATTAAATACGGAAACTTAGATGTGACAAGTCGACTGCTTGACTATAAGATTTCAAGTTCTTTTGCGGAGGGTTATCTTATTGGTAATGTTCCAACAATCCAGCTGAATCTTAAGTTTGATAACTATGATGGAATTCTCGATAATCTTGATACTGAAGTGTATTGGGAAATTCAAGAAACTAATGCTTCAGATAAAAGATATTTTAAGATATATGATCAACCCGAAAAGTATACTAAATCGTTGAGCCTAAAACTGTATGACAATAACTATTCTCTAGATATTGCGTATGATACAAAACTTACATATCCAGTACAAATAAAAGACCAGTTGGATGAAATAGAAAGTCTAACTGGTTTTTCTATAATCAGAACTAACATTCCTGATTATGTATTGAATAAAGAAGTTGCGTGGTATGACAATACAATTGTTATAAGAAGTTATCTAGGCTGGATAGCTGAACTTTGCGGGGCTAACGTGTTTGCAAAGGAAATTAATTCGCTTGAATTTGTAAAAGTTACAAAGGATGTATTTGCAAACACAGATACCTTAACAAATTATGAAAAGAATGAAGTTTATAAAGTGACTCGTATATATGCAGAGAATGGATTGAATCCACTTGAAGCAGGTAATGAAACAGGAAATACGATGTTTCTTAATGCAAATAATCTTTATCTCGATGAACAATTGATTGTAGATTCTCTATACGAACAGTTCGATGGTTTAACATTCTATTCAGTAAAATCTGTAAAGATGATTTCTATTGATAATTTATTACCAGGTAAATTGATTAATTATAATGATGAATTCAATTTTATGGTAATTGATTTATCAAATACATTTAAGGGTGGAAATTTTCTATTATCTGATATAGATGGAACCGTAACTACCAAAAATGAAGAACGTGTTATCAAGAGAATAAACAATACAACACGCATACGAAAGCTGCAGATAACGCAAGATCAGGAATCACTTAAACTGGATGTCATCGCAAAAGAGCAAGAAGGGCTTAATGAAAAAGTCGGGCAGCTTACAATTACTAATGAAGAAATTAACACTAAGATAGAAGAAATCAATACTAAGATAGAGGATATTGATACTTCTTTATATAGAGCTTTTATGATATCAGATGCAACTGTTTTAAATGAACAAAATAAATCAATTGTCCTGTCTTGTCAAGTTGTTAACGGGACTACTGATATTACACCTGACCAGACTGATATACAGTTTCAATGGTATAAAAATGAAGAAAAATTTAAAACTGGCAAATCAGTGACATTGACAGGCAATGATATTGATGTAAGTGCTAATTTTAAGTGTATAGTTTCTATAAGCGGAATTGAATTAGATACAGGAAGTGTAACTATAACTGATAATAATGACATTGCTAATTTAGGCAACAGTTTTCTTGATGTTACCGGTTCACAGTTAGTACAGATTTTAAATACTGACGGAACTTATAGCCCTAACTGGGAAATTAACAACATTACGATTACTCCAGCAGTTTTAGATGGATTATTAAATGTGGATTTAAGTAATTGTGATATTGTCTTTAAAAAGATAATCAACAGTTCAGAAACTGGACTTACGAATGGCGAGAATGTTAGCAATGGAATATTGAATGTAAGTAAAAATATTATGACCAAGGCTAATCCGGCGGTTACATATGTCTGTTATGTATCGTATAAAAACACAAGTATTAAACTGTTTACGTCATTTAGTTTAAATGTACTGGGTAAGGACGGTGCTGACGGTAGTGATGGAAAAGATGGAGCAGTGGGACCGCAAGGTCCAACTGGGGATGATGGTGTTAGTGTGATTAGTATCACACCTTACTTTGCAGTTAATGCCAGCAGTACGACACCACCTGACAGCGGATGGATAACTGCTCAACCGGTTAGAGCAAATGGGCAGTATCTATGGCGCAAAGATACGACAAAATTTAGTAATAATACTACCTCAACAACAATTCCATTCGTCATTACCGGAGATAAAGGCGATACTGGTCCACAAGGGCTTCAGGGACTTCAGGGTCCACAAGGTAATCAGGGAATTCAAGGACCGGCTGGACCTAAAGGAAATGATGGTTCTAGTGGAAAGACTTCGTATTTTCACATTAAATATAGCAGTGTTGCCAGTCCGACAAGCTCTAGTCAAATGACGGAAACTCCGTCGGTTTATATTGGTACTTATGTTGATTACACTGAAACCGACAGTACAGATCCAACAAAATATACATGGGCGAGATTTCAGGGAATTCAGGGAGCTCAGGGGACACAAGGAATACCGGGAACTAATGGTGTAGATGGCAAGACTTCTTATCTCCATATAAAATATTCTAATGATGGCGGGAAGTCGTTTACTGCAAACAGTGGAGAGACAGCAGGTGATTATATTGGACAGTGTGTAGACTTTAATTCTAATGATCCTACAAATGTTGACAGTTATACATGGTCTAAAATCAAAGGTGAACAAGGACCTCAGGGAATTAAGGGGGTTGCTGGAGCGGATGGAGTAAGTTCTTATTTCTATATAAGATACTCTCAAAACGCTAATGGTAACCCGATGACTGACAGTGCTGAGAATGCTGTTTATATTGGTACATGCTCAACAACATCAAATACAGCTCCGAGCTCATATGTTTCATATAAATGGAGCAAGATCAAAGGAGATACTGGAAGCAAAGGAGAACAAGGAATTCAGGGACCGAAGGGAAGCGATGGACAAACTTCGTATCTACATATTAAGTACAGTGATGACGGAAAAACTTTTACCTCAAATAATGGAGAAACACCAGGTAAATATATTGGAACATATGTGGATTTTTCTGAAGCTGACAGTGCAGTTTTTAATAAATACTCATGGGTTAAAATAGAAGGACCACAGGGCGTACAGGGACCTAAAGGAGTAGATGGGAAGCAGTATTATACATGGCTTAAATATGCGGATACACCTACAAGTGGTATGAGTGACAGCCCAACTGGAAAAGCATATATTGGTTTAGCGTATAATAAGACCACTGCAACAGAAAGCAGTAATTATTCAGATTATACATGGTCTTTAATCAAAGGTGAGAAAGGTGATACTGGAATTCAGGGACCAAAGGGTACAGATGGTAAAACAACCTATACATGGGTTAAGTATGCAACAAGTGCCAGTGGTGCTAATATGTCTGATGATCCATCGGGTAAAACATACATAGGTTTAGCTTACAACAAGACAACCCTTACGGAATCAACTTCAGCCAGTGATTATACATGGAGTTTGATTAAAGGTGATAAGGGTGACAAAGGTGACGATGGTACGGTTCATAGTGCTACTGCACCTAGTGATAAAACTAAGTTATGGTTTGATACAACTGATAATCTTCTAAAATACTGGAACGGTACTACATGGGAAGTGACTAATGATTTTGCTGGTGATATCAATGATATGAAGCAGAATATTACCACTGAATATACTTCTGCGATCAACCAGCTTAAAGAATCGCTGACTACACTGGTTGAAAAACTACAGACTTCTACTACTGACAATTCAACTTTGATAGAGCAGTTATCCAGTCAGATAGTCCAAAATGCAAGTTCAATTTCATTGATTACAAACAGTATAAGCAGTATTAATGATAATCTAACTGGTATGGCCACAAAAGAGGAAATCTCACAGTGGGCTAGATTTCAGGATGGTGTATTAGAACTAGGTGCAAGCAATAGTCCCTTTGCTGTTAAATTATCTAATACGGAATTAGGATTCTATCAAAATGGAAGCAGAATAGCATATCTGTCAAACCAACAGCTTAACATTGAATATGCCATTGTAATGACGAAATTAAATATCGGAACATTCAGCTGGAATTATGATGCTACTGATGGTCTGACATTAACTTAG
- a CDS encoding DUF859 family phage minor structural protein yields MATFGTSNKYINYSVNSQELSYDINSNTSVVRVWIDVWRTNTGYTTNGTGTVYARINGGVYSTGISTGQKITSTPIRLGTWDVTISHDADGSKAISVTGWISHSQFSSSEQGYTHTLTTIPRVSGVRCDGGTFGSALTIYFDRKSDNFTHHLYYSLNGGPETGIGADYSTSATWTPPLSLLNSVTGADSTAIMFRAYTFNGGTNIGSSTCTCTVKIPTNIVPTFTSITATPVNPFGSLYLQGKSSIKLTINGASGVYGSTIKTYSISGRDYSYSGDKNTYTTGVVDKSGDITFTATITDSRGRTASKTVKVTVTAYTLPTLTFETYRCDSSGTKDIIKGTYIYVKPTFTYCVITGNAIKTKSIKINNTSKSTAFNSGQGYVFSGYALNTTHEVEVSITDNVGNTVTVIHDIDIGKVILNIPPHKNGVGWGRYCDKEGEFQIEYDLNIFGKILKNGEELPVFTKNGNYSVPPAPIEKKDIYFKYSTEEQFTGEYWIDGKKIYQKSYNLGTINAFKKIENIANFDRNIRYEFSMRANDKISGMNGNSSTDLFVTTGGDVYINTNGNTRYDVVLTLWYTKN; encoded by the coding sequence ATGGCAACTTTTGGAACAAGTAATAAATATATAAACTACAGTGTTAACAGTCAGGAGCTGAGCTATGACATAAATTCAAACACCTCTGTTGTACGAGTTTGGATAGATGTATGGCGAACAAACACAGGTTATACTACAAATGGAACAGGTACAGTATATGCTCGTATAAACGGCGGAGTATACAGTACTGGTATAAGTACTGGACAGAAAATTACATCAACACCGATTCGTTTGGGTACATGGGATGTTACTATTAGTCATGATGCTGACGGTTCAAAAGCTATAAGCGTTACTGGTTGGATAAGTCACAGTCAGTTCAGTTCAAGCGAGCAGGGTTATACACATACATTAACTACAATTCCAAGAGTGTCAGGAGTACGATGTGATGGTGGAACTTTTGGGAGTGCGTTAACTATTTATTTTGATAGAAAATCAGATAATTTTACTCACCATCTTTATTATAGTCTAAATGGTGGTCCTGAAACTGGTATAGGTGCTGACTACAGCACATCAGCTACGTGGACACCACCACTAAGTTTGTTAAATAGTGTAACAGGTGCGGACAGTACAGCAATAATGTTTCGAGCATATACCTTTAATGGTGGAACGAACATAGGAAGCAGTACTTGTACTTGTACTGTTAAAATACCGACGAATATTGTTCCGACTTTTACAAGTATTACTGCAACACCGGTAAATCCATTTGGTTCACTCTATCTGCAAGGAAAATCCAGCATTAAATTAACAATTAACGGGGCATCAGGAGTATATGGAAGTACTATTAAAACTTACAGTATTAGTGGTAGAGATTACAGTTATAGTGGTGATAAAAATACATATACCACCGGTGTGGTTGATAAAAGCGGTGATATAACATTCACCGCAACGATTACTGATAGTCGAGGAAGAACAGCAAGTAAAACGGTTAAAGTCACGGTTACTGCGTATACACTGCCTACATTAACTTTTGAAACATACAGATGCGACAGTTCGGGAACTAAAGATATAATCAAGGGTACTTACATTTATGTTAAGCCTACATTTACTTATTGTGTTATAACTGGGAATGCAATAAAAACTAAAAGTATAAAAATCAACAATACAAGTAAATCAACTGCGTTTAACAGTGGACAAGGATATGTATTTAGTGGTTATGCGTTAAATACTACCCATGAAGTAGAAGTTTCCATTACTGATAATGTTGGAAATACAGTAACTGTAATTCACGATATAGATATTGGTAAAGTTATACTTAATATTCCCCCTCACAAAAACGGTGTCGGCTGGGGACGCTATTGCGATAAAGAAGGTGAATTTCAAATTGAGTATGACTTGAACATATTTGGAAAAATATTAAAAAATGGTGAAGAATTACCAGTATTTACGAAAAATGGAAATTATTCAGTCCCTCCAGCCCCTATTGAGAAAAAGGACATTTATTTTAAATATAGTACAGAAGAACAGTTTACGGGCGAATACTGGATAGATGGCAAAAAGATATATCAAAAATCTTACAATTTAGGTACTATTAATGCTTTTAAAAAAATAGAAAATATTGCAAATTTTGATAGAAATATAAGATATGAATTTTCAATGCGAGCGAACGATAAAATAAGTGGTATGAATGGAAATTCAAGTACTGATTTATTTGTCACTACGGGTGGAGATGTTTACATCAATACCAACGGTAATACTAGATACGATGTAGTATTGACATTATGGTACACGAAAAATTAA
- a CDS encoding DUF3850 domain-containing protein: MIKTHELDVTASKFSELLESNYKIIKQNDYEQNDYILFREIETVEEEVSYTSKSQLTQIKQIINDEGIKEGYVLAVLNKI, encoded by the coding sequence ATGATTAAAACACATGAATTAGACGTTACGGCAAGTAAATTTAGTGAACTTTTGGAATCAAATTACAAAATTATAAAACAAAATGATTACGAGCAGAATGATTATATTTTATTTAGAGAAATCGAAACTGTCGAAGAAGAAGTTAGTTATACTTCGAAATCACAGTTAACGCAGATTAAACAGATTATTAATGATGAAGGTATCAAGGAAGGCTATGTATTAGCTGTACTTAATAAAATTTAA
- a CDS encoding phage holin family protein: protein MKKMNVLNNMNYMDTYNAITGAVVAFLSFIFGEHWILFALFLLFNVIDWITGCMKSKLANKTNSQKGWLGVLKKLGYWIMILVAFAASVLFIEIGTTLGIDLGITTLIGWFVLGSLAVNEIRSIIENLVEAGYNVPSILTRGLEVADKLINKESGDN, encoded by the coding sequence ATGAAAAAAATGAATGTTTTAAATAATATGAATTACATGGACACATACAATGCGATTACTGGAGCGGTAGTCGCTTTTTTAAGCTTTATTTTTGGAGAACACTGGATTTTATTTGCTTTGTTCTTATTATTTAATGTTATTGATTGGATTACTGGCTGTATGAAATCGAAATTGGCCAATAAAACCAATTCGCAAAAAGGATGGCTAGGTGTCTTAAAGAAATTAGGCTATTGGATTATGATTCTTGTGGCTTTTGCTGCATCTGTTTTATTTATAGAGATTGGCACTACACTAGGAATTGATCTTGGCATTACAACATTAATCGGATGGTTTGTATTAGGGTCATTAGCTGTTAATGAGATTAGATCAATCATAGAAAATCTTGTAGAAGCAGGTTATAACGTACCATCCATTTTAACAAGAGGTTTAGAAGTGGCGGATAAATTAATTAATAAAGAAAGTGGGGATAATTAA
- a CDS encoding crAss001_48 related protein: MELNETIEMMNSNGYKERFRGEYFQAKIRYDKLDAMTVKYEAGTLNFRPSCSLELLKEQKGYMGNYIRCLKIRAEIEGIDLKEDK, translated from the coding sequence ATGGAATTAAATGAAACTATCGAAATGATGAATAGTAACGGTTATAAAGAGAGATTTAGAGGTGAGTATTTTCAAGCAAAAATCCGTTATGATAAATTAGATGCAATGACTGTTAAATATGAAGCTGGAACTTTAAACTTTAGACCTAGTTGTTCTTTAGAACTTTTAAAAGAGCAAAAAGGGTATATGGGTAATTATATTAGATGCTTAAAAATTCGTGCAGAAATCGAAGGAATTGATTTAAAGGAGGATAAATAA
- a CDS encoding peptidoglycan-binding protein, with the protein MAVLTASQLVDKVKAVANTATAYKLGTFGNKTSGGKRQWDCSGLLKGILWGYPDNGKYLKNGVLDQNADTIISKCSGVSTDFSNIVSGEIVWMKGHMGIYIGNGKVVEATPKWDNGVQVSTCANVSNGSKSRKWTKHGKSPYIDYGTTVSTPAPEPSQPVDDWLNRLNAEIARQGFSSYPTVKKGAKGGITRLIQERLNSVGFNLVVDGDFGKKTKEAIIVFQRNRGLVQDGVVGSNTWDWLLKGTKM; encoded by the coding sequence ATGGCAGTATTAACAGCATCACAATTAGTGGATAAAGTAAAAGCAGTAGCAAATACAGCTACTGCTTATAAATTAGGAACTTTCGGAAATAAAACATCTGGTGGTAAAAGACAGTGGGATTGCTCTGGTTTGTTAAAAGGAATCTTATGGGGCTATCCTGATAATGGTAAATATTTAAAGAATGGTGTATTGGATCAGAATGCTGATACTATTATTAGTAAGTGTAGCGGAGTGTCTACGGATTTTAGCAATATTGTTTCAGGTGAAATCGTCTGGATGAAAGGTCATATGGGTATTTATATTGGTAATGGCAAAGTAGTTGAAGCTACTCCTAAATGGGATAATGGTGTTCAAGTTTCAACTTGTGCTAATGTTTCAAATGGATCTAAATCTAGAAAATGGACTAAACATGGCAAAAGTCCCTATATTGATTATGGCACTACTGTATCAACCCCTGCACCAGAACCTTCTCAACCTGTCGATGACTGGTTAAATAGATTAAATGCAGAAATTGCTAGACAAGGATTCTCCAGTTATCCAACTGTAAAAAAAGGTGCGAAGGGTGGTATTACTAGATTAATTCAAGAACGATTAAACAGTGTGGGATTTAATTTGGTTGTTGATGGGGACTTTGGCAAAAAGACTAAAGAAGCTATTATCGTGTTTCAAAGAAATCGTGGTCTTGTTCAAGATGGTGTAGTAGGATCTAATACATGGGACTGGTTATTAAAAGGAACTAAAATGTAA